From the Desulfobacteraceae bacterium genome, one window contains:
- a CDS encoding aldehyde dehydrogenase family protein, whose protein sequence is MAILPEVKPHYGKLKFLIDGEWVDSTATVSNTTTNPATGEIIAEFPTATREEARAAVAAAQKGFEAMRRIPLRERARMLFDMRQKFEERFEELCRVLTQDHGRTIAESRGSVRRVIENIESACSAAYGMAARNEHLDELANGIDMWLSWEPLGAFLIVTPSNIPMHAWSSFVPYALAAGCSVVISPSRQDPVAAEYITRVAQETGWPKGAINLIHGGREINKFILDQPEIQGLGFIGSTDAGADLFAHCGRLGKNSSINGNGKNLVVLMPDADLDKSAIYLRQACFGMTGQRCLGSDNVVVVGDIYDDIKERFTNVARQMKLGYGLDESVTMGPYVGPQGRDKVAGWIARALAEGAKMVHDGRVIPQELRSGYFIGPTILEDCHIDMAINQEEAFGAVACLMRAQSLEEVIGWINTKTDLGHSACIMTESGRHARKFAREVNVGNVGINVAVPQPYAFFPLGSKRRSFMGGAKSRMASMRLFLDEKTVTARWV, encoded by the coding sequence ATGGCGATACTGCCGGAGGTCAAACCGCATTACGGCAAGCTGAAGTTTCTGATTGACGGCGAATGGGTCGACTCCACTGCCACTGTCAGCAACACCACCACCAACCCGGCCACCGGTGAGATCATCGCCGAGTTCCCTACCGCCACCCGCGAGGAGGCGCGTGCCGCGGTGGCGGCCGCCCAAAAGGGGTTCGAGGCCATGCGGCGCATCCCCCTGCGCGAAAGAGCGCGGATGCTCTTCGACATGCGCCAGAAATTCGAGGAGCGCTTCGAGGAGCTCTGCCGGGTGCTCACCCAGGATCACGGGCGGACCATCGCCGAGTCGCGCGGGTCGGTGCGCCGGGTGATCGAAAACATCGAATCGGCCTGCTCGGCGGCATACGGCATGGCCGCCCGCAACGAGCACCTCGACGAGCTGGCCAACGGCATCGACATGTGGCTGAGCTGGGAGCCGCTGGGCGCCTTTTTGATCGTCACCCCCAGCAACATCCCGATGCACGCCTGGTCCTCGTTTGTGCCCTACGCCCTGGCGGCCGGCTGCTCGGTGGTGATCAGCCCCAGCCGGCAGGACCCTGTGGCGGCCGAGTATATCACCCGGGTCGCCCAGGAGACCGGCTGGCCCAAAGGGGCCATCAACCTGATTCACGGCGGCCGCGAGATCAACAAGTTCATCCTCGACCAGCCCGAGATCCAGGGCCTGGGCTTTATCGGTTCCACCGACGCGGGCGCCGATCTATTCGCCCACTGCGGCCGGCTGGGCAAGAATTCCTCCATCAACGGCAACGGCAAAAACCTGGTGGTCCTGATGCCCGACGCCGACCTGGACAAATCGGCGATCTATCTGCGTCAGGCCTGCTTCGGGATGACGGGGCAGCGCTGCCTGGGGTCCGACAACGTGGTCGTTGTTGGCGACATCTACGACGACATCAAGGAGCGCTTCACCAACGTCGCCCGGCAGATGAAGCTGGGCTACGGCCTGGACGAGTCGGTTACCATGGGACCTTATGTGGGGCCCCAGGGGCGCGACAAGGTGGCCGGCTGGATCGCGCGCGCCCTGGCCGAGGGCGCCAAGATGGTCCATGACGGCCGGGTGATTCCCCAGGAATTGCGTTCGGGCTATTTCATCGGGCCAACGATTCTGGAGGACTGCCACATCGACATGGCCATCAACCAGGAAGAGGCCTTTGGTGCGGTCGCCTGCCTGATGCGGGCCCAGAGCCTGGAGGAGGTCATCGGTTGGATCAACACCAAGACCGATCTCGGCCACTCGGCCTGCATCATGACCGAAAGCGGCCGCCATGCCCGCAAATTCGCCCGCGAGGTCAACGTCGGCAACGTCGGCATCAACGTGGCCGTGCCGCAGCCCTACGCCTTTTTTCCGCTCGGCTCCAAACGGCGCTCCTTCATGGGCGGGGCCAAGTCGCGGATGGCCTCCATGCGCCTTTTCCTGGACGAAAAGACCGTGACCGCCCGCTGGGTCTGA
- the dctP gene encoding TRAP transporter substrate-binding protein DctP produces MKKKTVMLLTGILCALVLMSLPAAGLSADQQVYKLKFAWNDIWGPKFRASQIYRPGGEMQRMLFERSGGRIQLEIIPRMFSGNDIFMAVAKGKADMGDVPMPFLSGTYPIWNWGEIPGIVSEDPVQGLAEELAVYQDPKVQAIYDETLAKFNLKYWFVTQWDPANGIWSNKEITKLDDLKGMKIRVGGYLPTQGLKALGASPVTISGSELAPAMMAGTIDAVLTSLGYGYSIGLSKVSKYFTLTPLSPTWTAVTLVNRKTFESLPADLQEVLMQVGRELEQMVSLSTTAEYVMSLDTVDLSGVKRTRFEGAELAKVIQQCQSVEQEWLGIDGPWKAKRPELLEAVKAAVSDYRSFTGK; encoded by the coding sequence ATGAAAAAGAAAACCGTCATGCTGCTTACCGGGATTCTCTGCGCGCTGGTGCTGATGAGCCTGCCGGCGGCCGGCTTGAGTGCCGACCAGCAGGTTTACAAGCTCAAATTTGCCTGGAACGACATCTGGGGCCCGAAGTTCAGGGCATCCCAGATCTACCGCCCGGGAGGGGAGATGCAGCGCATGCTTTTCGAGCGCAGCGGCGGGCGTATCCAGCTGGAAATCATCCCCCGGATGTTTTCCGGCAACGACATTTTTATGGCGGTGGCCAAGGGCAAGGCGGATATGGGGGATGTCCCCATGCCGTTTCTTTCGGGCACCTATCCCATCTGGAACTGGGGTGAAATTCCGGGAATCGTTTCCGAAGATCCGGTCCAGGGGCTGGCCGAGGAGCTTGCCGTGTATCAGGACCCCAAGGTCCAGGCGATCTACGATGAGACCCTGGCCAAGTTCAACCTGAAATACTGGTTTGTCACCCAGTGGGACCCGGCCAACGGCATCTGGAGCAACAAGGAGATCACAAAGCTGGATGACCTGAAGGGCATGAAAATCCGCGTCGGCGGCTACCTGCCCACCCAGGGCCTCAAAGCCCTGGGGGCCAGCCCGGTGACGATTTCGGGCTCCGAGCTGGCGCCGGCCATGATGGCCGGCACCATCGATGCCGTTCTGACCAGCCTGGGCTACGGATATTCCATCGGCCTGTCCAAGGTCTCCAAATACTTCACCCTGACGCCGCTCTCACCCACATGGACCGCCGTCACGCTGGTGAACCGCAAGACCTTCGAGTCGCTTCCGGCTGATCTTCAGGAAGTGCTGATGCAGGTCGGGCGTGAACTGGAGCAGATGGTCAGCTTGTCCACCACCGCCGAGTACGTTATGAGCCTCGACACGGTGGATCTCTCCGGGGTCAAGCGCACCCGCTTCGAGGGCGCCGAGCTGGCAAAAGTGATCCAGCAGTGCCAGTCCGTGGAACAGGAATGGCTGGGGATTGACGGCCCATGGAAAGCCAAGCGCCCCGAACTGCTGGAAGCGGTCAAGGCCGCGGTCTCCGATTACCGGTCCTTTACGGGCAAATGA
- a CDS encoding methyltetrahydrofolate cobalamin methyltransferase → MIIVGELINASRKAVGAAIEARDKAAIQQVAADQHAAGANFIDVNAGIFVGREAEHLKWLTESVQEVVNGPCSLDSPDPAALEAALAVHKGTAMINSISLEKERFEKLLPVVAGTDLKVVALCMSDAGMPETVEDRLAIADKLVNALLQKGVAMGNIYLDPLVQPASVNQSFGPAFLDAIAGIRQAFPEAHTMCGLSNISYGLPNRKFLNQTFMAMAIAKGLDGAIVNPLDRGMMAAIAAAEALAGRDGYCMNYLKAHRAGKFEF, encoded by the coding sequence ATGATTATCGTGGGTGAGCTGATCAATGCCAGCCGCAAGGCTGTCGGGGCGGCCATCGAGGCCCGGGACAAGGCCGCCATCCAGCAGGTGGCCGCTGACCAGCATGCCGCCGGCGCCAACTTTATCGACGTCAATGCCGGCATCTTCGTGGGGCGCGAGGCGGAGCATCTGAAATGGCTGACGGAGAGCGTCCAGGAGGTCGTAAACGGCCCCTGCTCCCTGGACAGCCCGGACCCGGCGGCCCTGGAAGCCGCCTTGGCCGTCCATAAGGGCACGGCCATGATCAACTCCATCTCGCTGGAAAAGGAGCGCTTCGAGAAGCTGTTGCCGGTCGTCGCCGGGACCGACCTCAAGGTGGTGGCGCTTTGCATGAGCGATGCGGGCATGCCCGAGACCGTCGAGGACCGCCTGGCCATCGCCGACAAACTGGTCAATGCCCTGCTGCAGAAGGGTGTTGCCATGGGCAACATCTACCTGGACCCGCTGGTGCAGCCGGCCTCGGTCAACCAGAGCTTCGGGCCGGCGTTTCTGGACGCCATCGCCGGAATCCGGCAGGCCTTCCCGGAGGCGCACACCATGTGCGGGCTTTCCAACATCTCCTACGGCCTGCCCAACCGCAAGTTCTTGAACCAGACCTTCATGGCCATGGCCATCGCCAAGGGGCTCGACGGCGCCATCGTCAACCCCCTGGACCGGGGCATGATGGCCGCCATCGCCGCCGCCGAGGCGCTGGCCGGACGTGACGGCTACTGCATGAACTATCTCAAGGCCCACCGGGCCGGAAAATTCGAATTCTAA
- a CDS encoding TRAP transporter large permease subunit, whose amino-acid sequence MGGEILVAIALIAGLFLLLIMGLEIGWSVGIVAVAGLLWYVDQPIGQLAETTFGALNSFTLTALPLFVFMGGILGNTGVNESLFGAVEKWVGGLPGGLACSVICGNAIFGAMCGSTIAATATFGKIAFPVMEAKHYSPKLALGSIASGTVLAPLIPPSILLILYGAWQGLSIVDLLAAGLIPGISLTVLFIITIIVQVKLNPALAPPTVRYPWGEKLKALVEVLPFAGVILGVLGAIFGGFMTPTEAAGLGAFLSILLTLAYRKLTFAILRRSLLDTVKVTSFSLFIMAMSTLISHVFNSAGIIPMIKDFVISLPIGKYGVMALFFLMYFFMGMFFDSWSMLFLTFPFVMPVIVGLDINPIWWGIVYVMAGEQSTITPPFGLSLFVLRGVVPWHSMGTIVRGSLPFLIPIYLNVLLLFLFPQFALWLPSVLKGG is encoded by the coding sequence ATGGGCGGCGAAATCCTGGTGGCCATCGCGCTGATTGCCGGGCTGTTCCTGCTGCTGATCATGGGGCTGGAGATCGGCTGGTCGGTGGGCATCGTGGCGGTGGCAGGGCTGCTCTGGTATGTGGATCAACCCATCGGGCAGCTGGCCGAGACGACTTTCGGCGCGCTCAATTCGTTTACCCTGACGGCCCTTCCGCTGTTTGTCTTCATGGGCGGGATCCTCGGCAACACCGGCGTCAACGAGAGCCTCTTCGGGGCCGTCGAGAAATGGGTCGGCGGCCTGCCCGGCGGGCTGGCCTGCTCGGTGATCTGCGGCAACGCGATCTTTGGCGCCATGTGCGGCTCCACCATCGCCGCCACGGCGACCTTTGGTAAAATTGCCTTCCCCGTCATGGAGGCCAAGCACTATTCGCCGAAGCTGGCGCTGGGCTCGATTGCCTCCGGCACCGTGTTGGCGCCCCTGATTCCCCCCAGCATCCTGTTGATCCTCTATGGCGCCTGGCAGGGCCTGTCGATTGTGGACCTGCTGGCGGCCGGGCTGATTCCGGGAATTTCGCTCACCGTTCTGTTTATCATCACTATTATCGTTCAGGTGAAGCTCAACCCGGCGTTGGCGCCCCCGACGGTCCGCTACCCCTGGGGGGAAAAGCTCAAGGCGCTGGTGGAAGTGCTGCCCTTTGCCGGGGTGATCCTGGGGGTCCTGGGCGCCATTTTCGGCGGGTTCATGACCCCCACCGAGGCCGCCGGTCTGGGGGCCTTTTTGAGCATTCTCCTGACCCTGGCCTACCGTAAACTGACCTTTGCCATCCTTCGCCGGAGCCTGCTGGACACGGTCAAGGTAACCTCCTTCTCGCTTTTCATCATGGCCATGTCCACCCTGATCTCGCATGTGTTCAACTCCGCCGGGATCATTCCGATGATCAAGGATTTCGTCATTTCCCTGCCCATCGGCAAATACGGGGTCATGGCGCTCTTTTTCCTGATGTATTTTTTCATGGGAATGTTCTTCGACTCCTGGTCGATGCTCTTTCTGACTTTTCCCTTTGTGATGCCGGTCATCGTCGGGCTGGACATCAACCCCATCTGGTGGGGGATCGTCTACGTCATGGCCGGCGAGCAGAGCACCATCACCCCGCCCTTCGGATTGAGCCTTTTCGTGCTGCGCGGGGTGGTGCCCTGGCATTCCATGGGAACGATCGTGCGGGGCTCGCTGCCGTTTCTGATTCCCATATACCTCAACGTTTTGCTGCTGTTCCTGTTTCCCCAGTTCGCCCTCTGGCTGCCCAGCGTCCTGAAGGGCGGGTGA
- a CDS encoding TRAP transporter small permease subunit: MQKLVAIIETITEIVSGHLQAWLVFFLMVMVLVEVLTRYLLQAPLAVADEMGGYALVSITFIGLAYTWKEDGHVRVELVTNLLPARVRQGLRFLILLMATAFCVPMILGCYELLQDSLLFEARSGSWMRTPLVYPQSLLLIGSVLLFFQLVAEIIKAVRKFQTLKEEGQG, from the coding sequence ATGCAGAAGCTTGTGGCAATAATCGAAACCATCACCGAGATTGTCAGTGGGCACCTCCAGGCCTGGCTGGTCTTTTTCCTCATGGTCATGGTGCTGGTGGAGGTCCTGACCCGCTACCTGCTCCAGGCACCCCTCGCCGTGGCGGACGAGATGGGGGGCTACGCCCTGGTTTCGATCACCTTTATCGGCCTGGCCTACACATGGAAGGAGGACGGTCACGTCCGGGTGGAGCTGGTGACCAACCTGCTGCCCGCTCGAGTGCGGCAGGGGTTGCGCTTTCTTATCCTGCTGATGGCCACCGCCTTTTGCGTCCCCATGATTTTGGGTTGCTACGAACTGCTCCAGGATTCTCTTCTCTTCGAAGCCCGCAGCGGCAGTTGGATGCGAACCCCGCTGGTCTATCCCCAATCCCTGCTGCTGATCGGCTCGGTGCTGCTCTTTTTCCAGCTGGTTGCCGAAATCATCAAGGCCGTCAGGAAGTTCCAAACCCTTAAAGAGGAGGGGCAGGGCTGA